The sequence GACGGTTTCCTGCACGGCGGCCATGGGTCACTCCCCTCGCATCTTCGTCGCTTGGGTGTGCCGTGCATACCAACGCGATGTCATCTCAGCATCGTGACTTGAACGCGTGCGCGCGACCCCGCCTGCAATCAAATTACGGACCCGCAAATCTTCCCCGGAAACCAGCGCAGCGAGTTGCCCACCCAGCCACGCGATAAGCCTGCCTGACGCACTCGAGTTGCTGCCATCGTTTGCCATCGCCGCGATTCCTTACGCAGGTACGCAGGTATTTTCGACCGGGCAAACCACCGCGCATTGCGGCGTATCGAAACTCCCAACGCACTCGGTGCATTTCTTGGGATCGATAATGTACATATCGTTCTTGAGACGAATGGCAGCGTTGGGGCACTCGAACTCGCAAGCGCCGCAGACCGTGCATTGTGAGGCGATGATCTTGTAGGACATCTCGTGACTCCCGAACCGCGCATGCGATGTCGAATGACAGCTCCCTTTCAAGCGGCGTGCCAGAAATCAGACCTTTGATTTGTATTGGTTATTTGCGGCAATTGTCGATGAACGGCTGTCGCGCCCACGACAGGCTGTCGCACTTGCGACAGCCGGGATCAGAGGTGCTTGACCTCGATGCCATGTTTTTTCAGCGCATAGCCAATCTGGCGCGGCGTCAATCCGAGGATGCGGGCGGCCTTGGCCTGAACCCAGCCCGATTTCTCCATCGCCGCGATGAAGCGATCACGATCCGGCATCTGCCCACGGCTCACGGCTCCCGAACCAGCCGTCGCATGAGCCGGGTCTGCAACTGCTTGCCCCGGCGTTGTATCAGCACTCGTGCCGTCAGCGGCGGCCGGCAACACCGGAAACGAGACCGCAGGCCGCAAACGCGGCGGTGCCACCTCGGAATGGCCTCGCCACAGCATCGCAGACAGACACTCGTTCCGGCGGCAGGCAAAGTCATCCATCATGATCGACGGACCATGCGCCAGGGTTGCGGTTCGCTGCACGCAGTTCTCAAGCTCGCGCACATTTCCCGGGAAACCACAGCTCATCAGCACCTCCAATGCACTCGGGTCGAGCGACATGGCGCGGCCATTCTCTTCATTGAAACGCTTGAGAAATTCGCCCGCAAGCGGCGGAATATCCCCGCGCCGTTCGCGCAGCGGCGGCAGCAGCATCGGCACAACGCTGATACGATAGTAAAGATCGGCGCGAAATTCGTTGCGCGCCACAGCTTCTTCGAGATTCCTGTTGGTTGCTGTCACGAGACGCACGTCGACCTTGATGGTGTGATTGCCGCCGACACGCTCGAATTCCTGCTCCTGCAACACACGCAGGAGCTTGGCCTGAAAGGCCGGAGAAATTTCTCCAATCTCGTCGAGGAACAGCGTGCCTTTGTCGGCAAGTTCGAAGCGCCCCTTGCGCGCATTGACGGCACCCGTAAACGCCCCTTTTTCGTGGCCAAACAATTCGGACTCGAGGACGGATTCCGGCAACGCTGCACAGTTGATCTTGATGAAAGGACCCTTCGCACGGGGCGACAGCTCGTGAATCGCCTTGGCGATCAACTCTTTGCCGGTGCCGGATTCGCCGCGAAGGAGCACCGTGGAATTGGATTTGGCGACAATCATGATCTTGTCGAGTAACGAGCGAAGCGCCGGGCTGTCTCCAATAATACCCTTGATATGAACCTTCTTGCGCTCCTTCACCGGCTTGAGTTCGAGCAACTCCTTCTGAAGACGGTGGCTCTCGGCCATGAGGCGGTCGCGGTCACGCGAGACCACGCGATAGAGCTGAACGGTCTGGCCGATCAAATTGGCGATCATCGTGAGAAAGCGCACGTCATTGTCGAGACGGAAGACCGAGCGGCCGTCCCAGACGCGGTCGATGGTCAGCGTGCCGACAACCTTCGCGCCGATACGGATCGGAACGCCGATGAACGAGACCCTGACGTCATCCGCAGCGCCAAGCAACGCCGCATCGGTCGCAAACAGAGGATGCGTGGCAACGTTTTCCGCGACCAACGGAACGGCCGTCGCCACAATCTGTCCGATTGCCGTTTCCGGCAGACGCGCCCGGTAGCGTTCGTCGGCCCCCTCGTTCCAACCGATACCGACGGTAATGTCCGGGATGTCGTCATCCGCTAACAGCGAAATAACGCCGTGCCGCATCTGCAGGAATGACGACAGAACATTGAGAACGTTTGAAAGCGTAGCCTCAAGCCTGTTCGGCGCGTTGAGGATCTTGGATATCTCGTAAATGCCCGTGAGCGCAATCTCACTCAGCGGAATCAGCGGAGCGCCCGGCCGGGCTTCCAATCTTACGGCTTCAGATACATC is a genomic window of Bradyrhizobium sp. G127 containing:
- a CDS encoding 4Fe-4S binding protein is translated as MSYKIIASQCTVCGACEFECPNAAIRLKNDMYIIDPKKCTECVGSFDTPQCAVVCPVENTCVPA
- the nifA gene encoding nif-specific transcriptional activator NifA — its product is MAHADVSEAVRLEARPGAPLIPLSEIALTGIYEISKILNAPNRLEATLSNVLNVLSSFLQMRHGVISLLADDDIPDITVGIGWNEGADERYRARLPETAIGQIVATAVPLVAENVATHPLFATDAALLGAADDVRVSFIGVPIRIGAKVVGTLTIDRVWDGRSVFRLDNDVRFLTMIANLIGQTVQLYRVVSRDRDRLMAESHRLQKELLELKPVKERKKVHIKGIIGDSPALRSLLDKIMIVAKSNSTVLLRGESGTGKELIAKAIHELSPRAKGPFIKINCAALPESVLESELFGHEKGAFTGAVNARKGRFELADKGTLFLDEIGEISPAFQAKLLRVLQEQEFERVGGNHTIKVDVRLVTATNRNLEEAVARNEFRADLYYRISVVPMLLPPLRERRGDIPPLAGEFLKRFNEENGRAMSLDPSALEVLMSCGFPGNVRELENCVQRTATLAHGPSIMMDDFACRRNECLSAMLWRGHSEVAPPRLRPAVSFPVLPAAADGTSADTTPGQAVADPAHATAGSGAVSRGQMPDRDRFIAAMEKSGWVQAKAARILGLTPRQIGYALKKHGIEVKHL